Proteins encoded in a region of the Leptotrichia trevisanii DSM 22070 genome:
- a CDS encoding SemiSWEET family transporter: MSEKNLKILGWLGTLLSVIMYVSYVPQIMGNLHGNKTFFLQPLAATINCTIWTSYGLLKEKKDYPLSAANLPGVIFGLLATITAF; the protein is encoded by the coding sequence ATGAGTGAAAAAAATTTAAAAATTTTAGGATGGCTTGGAACATTACTTTCTGTAATAATGTACGTGTCTTATGTTCCACAAATAATGGGAAACTTGCATGGGAATAAAACATTTTTCCTGCAGCCGCTGGCAGCGACGATTAACTGTACAATATGGACAAGTTACGGACTTTTAAAAGAAAAAAAGGACTATCCCTTGTCAGCAGCAAACTTGCCGGGAGTAATTTTTGGATTGCTTGCAACAATTACAGCATTTTAA
- a CDS encoding DUF2207 domain-containing protein, with product MIFQNKKFSILFIFMVMFLFNSSRLAAVILHSEKIRNYEVTVQINKNGTLTVNEVIDYQFGEEPKHGIYRDIPLRSKRFGFDVHKSFIKMNWIKRDGEDEEYTKNHFYEGIRYRIGSKTKLVNLDRIGSRYELNYDIYNAVFEKDGIYQIYYNAIGQFWNVPIEEANVTIRFPDGQEIKKNEIEKLEVYTGSYGEKDENYGVSENNGEINIGTRELEANNGLTFMLNLKTDKISPTLADKLQIVYLSNPAVIILPFLLLFLTIYSIITWNLFGRDPQGKSIIPEFNLPKDISPMFAAYINGERDIAEILNAGIFTLLSKGFIVAKKINGEIKYNKESKTVYTQKTELSEEERMLFDALSSKKNNIFDNEKQLYNTGNSIIKILKGKYHRLIYKNNGSFLVPFYFVIPIFMIFIFSQTNFEIFNPFIILYVFIVLGSFFHRIWITVSKKLLMGVIIIAVLGMAFYQGIEIFVFVTYFVALFIIYAKLIGKYTNEGLRKKEYLKGMKMYIKTAEENQIRKFDNVKELIEYFNGILPFAVALGVKNEAIKLMKKTIKLYNFDINESYINSHTHMHAYNNYSFTNAFSRSYSSGKSQIMSEKFSSSKSGSGGGGFFSGGGFSGGGSGGGGGGSW from the coding sequence ATGATATTTCAAAATAAAAAATTTTCAATATTATTTATATTCATGGTGATGTTTTTATTTAATTCAAGCAGGCTTGCTGCAGTAATATTGCATAGTGAAAAAATAAGAAATTATGAAGTTACAGTGCAAATTAATAAAAATGGGACTTTGACAGTAAATGAAGTGATTGATTACCAGTTTGGCGAAGAGCCTAAGCACGGAATTTATAGAGATATTCCTTTGCGTTCAAAAAGGTTTGGATTTGATGTTCATAAGTCTTTTATCAAAATGAATTGGATAAAAAGAGATGGAGAGGACGAAGAGTATACGAAAAATCATTTCTATGAAGGGATAAGGTACAGAATAGGTTCCAAAACAAAGCTTGTAAATTTGGACAGGATTGGGAGCAGATATGAGCTGAATTACGATATTTATAATGCTGTGTTTGAAAAGGATGGAATTTATCAGATTTACTACAATGCAATTGGACAGTTCTGGAATGTTCCGATTGAAGAGGCAAACGTTACTATAAGGTTTCCTGATGGACAGGAAATCAAAAAAAATGAAATTGAAAAATTGGAAGTTTATACTGGAAGTTATGGAGAAAAAGACGAAAATTATGGCGTTTCAGAAAATAACGGGGAAATAAATATTGGAACTAGAGAATTGGAGGCTAATAATGGACTTACATTTATGCTAAATTTAAAAACAGATAAGATAAGTCCGACTTTGGCAGATAAGCTGCAAATTGTATATCTTTCCAATCCTGCAGTAATAATTTTGCCATTTTTGTTATTATTTCTTACAATTTATTCAATCATAACGTGGAATCTTTTTGGAAGGGATCCGCAAGGAAAATCTATAATTCCAGAATTTAATTTGCCGAAAGACATTTCTCCGATGTTTGCAGCATATATAAATGGTGAAAGGGACATAGCGGAAATATTAAATGCAGGAATATTTACATTACTGTCAAAAGGTTTTATAGTAGCCAAAAAAATTAATGGTGAAATTAAATATAACAAGGAATCTAAGACAGTGTATACACAGAAAACAGAACTGTCGGAAGAGGAAAGAATGCTATTTGATGCTCTTTCTTCAAAAAAGAATAATATTTTTGATAATGAAAAACAGCTTTATAATACTGGAAATAGCATTATTAAAATTTTGAAGGGAAAATATCATAGACTAATTTATAAAAACAATGGCAGTTTTTTAGTTCCATTTTATTTTGTAATTCCTATTTTTATGATTTTTATATTTTCACAGACAAATTTTGAGATTTTCAATCCTTTTATAATATTGTATGTGTTTATAGTGTTAGGATCATTTTTTCATAGAATTTGGATAACTGTTAGTAAAAAACTGTTAATGGGAGTAATAATTATAGCGGTTTTAGGGATGGCTTTTTATCAGGGAATTGAAATTTTTGTTTTTGTAACATATTTTGTAGCATTATTTATTATTTATGCAAAATTAATTGGAAAATATACAAATGAAGGGCTGAGAAAAAAAGAATACCTGAAAGGTATGAAAATGTATATAAAAACAGCGGAAGAGAATCAGATAAGAAAATTTGACAATGTAAAGGAATTAATCGAATATTTTAATGGAATTTTGCCTTTTGCAGTAGCACTTGGAGTAAAAAATGAGGCGATAAAATTAATGAAAAAAACAATAAAATTATACAACTTCGACATAAATGAATCTTATATAAATAGCCACACTCATATGCACGCCTATAACAACTACAGTTTTACGAACGCATTTTCAAGAAGTTACAGCAGTGGAAAATCGCAAATAATGAGTGAAAAATTTAGTTCATCCAAGAGTGGCTCAGGCGGAGGCGGCTTCTTTAGTGGGGGCGGTTTCTCTGGCGGAGGTTCCGGCGGGGGAGGTGGAGGAAGCTGGTAG
- a CDS encoding DUF2207 domain-containing protein, whose product MIFQNKKFSILFIFMVMFLFNSSRLDAVILHSEKIRNYEVTVQINRNGTLTVNEVIDYEFDGAAKHGIYRDIPVRSKKNGVDIYKSYIKMNSIKRNGFSEEYSTKLFDEGIRYRVGSADRFVENGINRYEFNYVIYNAVFEKNGIYQVYFNAIGQFWQVPIEKATVNIKFGNGEPVLKNEIRQLDIFTGEYGQSGKDYITNLNNGTVEIKTNKVLEAYNGLSFRLNLKTDNISPTFWDKLQTLYYAYPLIAVGPLVIILLAIYGFITWYIFGRDVGKKAIVPEFNIPKDISAMYAAYINGERGPKEILTIGVLSLLSKSYVEADDEEGNGKNVKYTLSNSKRSKLELAEEEKIVFNALSDTGYIFKRERSLYDASNKILGLFEKEYKKKVYRDNSIFNIAFIIGIIVVFMVSSTASSGTTRVSDSDFGVVSLIMIASFFGILLNMIFSIIKNIYGNNSTFLKVIKWITILFISVIYGVLNFIVIGIIMAMYTVYSKIIGKYTVDGMRKKEYLDGMKMYIKTAEANQIMKFNDVDELVAYFKGILPYAVALGVKNEAVKLMKNTIKLYDFDESTYSYINRGVHFNTYNNFFLSNMVSRGYENAYNKITEERFSTLRENSRNSSGSGFGGGGFSSGGGFSGGGSGGGGGGSW is encoded by the coding sequence ATGATATTTCAAAATAAAAAATTTTCAATATTATTTATATTTATGGTGATGTTTTTATTTAATTCAAGCAGGCTTGATGCAGTAATATTGCATAGTGAAAAAATAAGAAATTATGAAGTTACAGTGCAAATTAATAGAAATGGGACACTGACTGTAAATGAAGTGATTGACTATGAATTTGACGGTGCGGCAAAACATGGGATTTATAGGGATATTCCAGTACGTTCAAAGAAAAATGGTGTGGATATTTACAAATCTTATATAAAAATGAATTCGATAAAGAGAAATGGTTTTTCTGAAGAATACTCTACAAAACTTTTTGATGAAGGGATTAGATATAGAGTTGGTTCTGCAGACAGGTTTGTGGAAAATGGCATAAATAGATACGAATTTAATTATGTGATTTATAATGCAGTATTTGAAAAAAATGGAATTTATCAGGTTTACTTTAATGCGATTGGTCAATTTTGGCAAGTTCCTATTGAAAAAGCTACGGTAAATATAAAATTTGGGAATGGAGAACCTGTTTTAAAAAATGAAATTAGGCAATTAGATATTTTTACAGGTGAATATGGACAAAGTGGGAAAGATTATATTACAAATTTGAATAATGGAACTGTTGAAATTAAAACAAATAAGGTTTTAGAGGCATATAATGGATTAAGTTTTCGTCTGAATTTAAAGACGGATAATATAAGCCCAACATTTTGGGATAAGTTACAAACACTTTATTATGCTTATCCTTTAATTGCTGTAGGGCCTCTTGTAATAATACTTCTGGCAATTTATGGATTTATAACGTGGTATATATTTGGAAGAGATGTGGGTAAAAAGGCAATTGTTCCTGAATTTAACATACCAAAGGATATTTCTGCCATGTATGCGGCTTACATCAATGGAGAAAGAGGACCAAAAGAAATATTAACAATCGGAGTGCTTTCATTGCTTTCTAAAAGTTATGTTGAAGCTGATGATGAGGAAGGTAATGGAAAAAATGTAAAATATACATTGTCTAACAGTAAAAGGAGCAAGCTTGAACTAGCAGAAGAGGAAAAGATTGTTTTTAACGCTCTTTCTGATACTGGGTATATATTCAAAAGAGAAAGAAGCCTTTACGATGCCTCAAATAAAATATTGGGATTATTTGAAAAAGAGTATAAAAAGAAAGTTTACAGGGATAACAGCATTTTTAATATCGCATTTATTATCGGTATAATTGTAGTTTTTATGGTTTCATCAACAGCAAGCAGTGGAACGACAAGAGTATCTGATAGCGATTTTGGAGTAGTTTCGTTAATTATGATTGCTAGTTTCTTTGGTATACTTTTAAATATGATTTTTTCAATTATAAAGAATATTTACGGGAATAACAGTACATTTTTGAAAGTTATTAAATGGATAACAATATTGTTTATTTCAGTAATATATGGAGTTTTAAATTTCATTGTAATTGGAATAATTATGGCAATGTATACTGTTTATTCAAAAATAATTGGAAAATATACTGTTGATGGAATGAGAAAAAAAGAATACTTGGATGGCATGAAAATGTACATAAAGACTGCTGAAGCTAATCAGATTATGAAATTTAACGATGTAGATGAGCTGGTAGCCTATTTTAAAGGGATATTGCCTTATGCGGTAGCTCTTGGAGTAAAAAATGAAGCAGTAAAACTTATGAAGAATACAATAAAACTTTATGATTTTGATGAAAGTACATATTCTTACATAAATAGAGGAGTGCATTTTAATACATACAATAATTTCTTTTTGTCAAACATGGTTTCAAGAGGATACGAAAATGCATATAATAAAATAACAGAAGAAAGATTCAGCACTTTGAGAGAAAATTCCAGAAATTCAAGCGGAAGCGGTTTTGGCGGAGGCGGATTCTCAAGTGGTGGTGGCTTCTCTGGTGGAGGTTCCGGCGGGGGAGGTGGAGGAAGCTGGTAG